The Paramisgurnus dabryanus chromosome 1, PD_genome_1.1, whole genome shotgun sequence genome includes a window with the following:
- the lhfpl3 gene encoding LHFPL tetraspan subfamily member 3 protein — protein sequence MIPGAPATMLPATEAAKIYQTNYVRNSRAIGVLWAIFTILFAIVNVVCFVQPYWIGDGVDTPQAGYFGLFHYCIGSGTARDLKCQGSFTEFSSIPSGAFKAASFFIGMSMVLVLSCIGCFALFFFCSTATVYKICGWMQLAAGTCLVLGCMIYPDGWDADEVKRMCGEETDKYTIGACSVRWAYILAIMGIMDALILSFLAFVLGNRQDGLMSEELLGDKTGNA from the exons ATGATTCCTGGGGCACCTGCAACAATGCTCCCAGCCACGGAGGCAGCCAAGATCTACCAGACCAACTACGTGAGGAATTCTCGCGCTATTGGGGTCTTGTGGGCCATCTTTACCATCCTCTTCGCCATTGTCAATGTGGTATGTTTCGTTCAGCCCTACTGGATCGGGGACGGCGTGGACACGCCGCAGGCCGGCTATTTTGGCCTCTTTCACTACTGCATAGGGAGCGGAACGGCCCGGGACCTGAAGTGCCAGGGAAGCTTCACCGAGTTCAGCTCCATCCCATCAGGAGCCTTCAAAGCAGCGTCGTTCTTCATCGGGATGTCCATGGTGCTGGTGCTGTCCTGCATCGGCTGCTTCGCCCTCTTCTTCTTCTGCAGCACAGCCACTGTGTATAAGATCTGTGGGTGGATGCAGCTGGCAGCAG GTACATGTCTGGTGCTGGGCTGTATGATATATCCTGACGGCTGGGATGCGGATGAGGTAAAGCGGATGTGCGGAGAAGAAACCGATAAATACACCATCGGAGCTTGCTCAGTACGCTGGGCGTATATCCTGGCCATTATGGGAATCATGGACGCGCTCATTCTGTCGTTCCTGGCCTTCGTGTTAGGAAACAGGCAGGATGGCCTAATGTCCGAGGAGCTGCTGGGAGACA